A genomic window from Paenibacillus sp. FSL K6-0276 includes:
- a CDS encoding LysM peptidoglycan-binding domain-containing protein translates to MFDQSHGLRFDIYERIHLSEELPGIAELEEVELLPEIQVIQREDRAELYGQLLLTGLYRSEDDRTQRLEHAIPVEITVPLTRVSSIEDIGVEIENFDIDLLTMRTVNITGVLSLRGIGGAEPQPQPAWQQEEYTVAYSPLEDDRVIEASAENQEHESDALYENSQWTFGEGASEVAVEEHEHAEANAGASEAPLVSSGAGYSSPIVNFSSAHEKDKGAKARTHSLDSQSEDSKAGIADYWFKAESQNEEAEVSQLNQVSQASEVDQEQEAEYTFASREPVVPAAIADADQDIAVFASENEANNKLHAQEENAQPISENANEVFVSQETVPQPEEKQDLKIALGSKKEAEVPVKEHLTFSSLLSSSRSRKEQEALQSEGNASAAAIIPEAGNNTEWKSRFITGADGTNLFRKVRLCIVQREETLDTIAEKYQLSARELGMYNRLSGQSVEEGQVLYIP, encoded by the coding sequence GTGTTTGATCAGTCCCACGGCTTGCGGTTTGATATTTATGAACGCATTCACCTATCGGAAGAGCTTCCGGGAATAGCTGAGCTGGAGGAGGTTGAACTACTTCCGGAAATCCAGGTGATTCAGCGGGAGGATCGTGCCGAGTTATATGGTCAGCTGTTGCTTACCGGACTCTACCGGAGTGAGGATGACCGAACCCAGCGTCTGGAGCACGCCATTCCCGTTGAAATCACTGTTCCGCTTACACGCGTCAGCTCGATTGAAGATATTGGGGTGGAGATCGAGAATTTTGATATTGATCTGCTCACGATGCGTACTGTGAATATAACTGGCGTACTATCGCTGCGGGGAATCGGTGGTGCGGAACCTCAACCACAACCGGCCTGGCAGCAGGAAGAGTATACAGTTGCCTATTCCCCTCTCGAAGATGACAGGGTGATAGAAGCATCTGCAGAGAACCAAGAACACGAAAGTGATGCGCTTTATGAAAATTCACAGTGGACCTTTGGTGAGGGTGCATCGGAGGTTGCCGTAGAAGAACATGAGCATGCCGAAGCGAATGCAGGAGCATCAGAGGCCCCACTGGTCTCGAGCGGAGCTGGTTATTCGTCCCCTATAGTTAATTTCTCATCCGCTCATGAGAAGGACAAGGGCGCGAAAGCTCGGACGCATAGTCTGGATTCGCAATCAGAGGATTCCAAAGCAGGAATAGCGGATTACTGGTTTAAAGCTGAGTCACAGAATGAGGAAGCTGAGGTATCTCAGCTGAATCAAGTTAGCCAGGCGAGCGAAGTGGATCAGGAACAAGAAGCTGAATATACTTTTGCCTCTAGAGAGCCCGTTGTTCCAGCAGCTATTGCTGATGCAGACCAAGATATCGCTGTATTCGCTTCAGAAAACGAGGCAAACAATAAGCTTCACGCACAAGAAGAGAATGCTCAGCCGATTAGTGAGAATGCGAACGAAGTCTTTGTTTCTCAGGAGACTGTGCCACAGCCAGAGGAGAAGCAAGATCTTAAGATTGCTCTAGGAAGCAAGAAAGAAGCAGAGGTTCCGGTAAAAGAACATCTCACCTTCTCTTCATTACTCAGCTCTAGTCGTTCCCGTAAAGAACAGGAAGCTCTCCAGTCTGAAGGAAATGCATCTGCTGCAGCGATTATTCCAGAGGCTGGAAATAATACGGAGTGGAAGAGCAGATTCATTACCGGAGCAGATGGCACTAACTTGTTCCGTAAGGTTCGCCTTTGCATCGTGCAGCGTGAAGAAACGCTGGATACGATCGCAGAGAAGTATCAGCTAAGTGCACGGGAACTGGGGATGTATAATCGTTTGTCTGGGCAGAGTGTAGAGGAAGGGCAAGTGTTGTACATTCCGTAA
- a CDS encoding valine--tRNA ligase, whose protein sequence is MPTTYDPKSAETKWYSYWTEGGYFRAGGRPDAKAYSIVIPPPNVTGMLHIGHALDFTLQDILIRTKRMQGFDTLWLPGTDHAGIATQTKVEQKLREQGISRHDLGREKFLEQVWDWKDKYANTIHEQWAKMGLSLDYSRERFTLDEGLSKAVREVFVKLYNKGLIYRGKRIINWDPAARTALSDIEVEYKEVNGHLYHLRYPLKDGSGFITVATTRPETMLGDTAVAVHPEDDRYKDLIGKTLILPIIGREIPIIADDYVDKEFGSGAVKITPAHDPNDFEMGQRHNLPQINVMDESGTMNEEAGPYQGQDRSVCRKAITADLKEQGVLISIEDHVHQVGHSERSGAVVEPYLSTQWFVKMQPLAEAAINAQKDGNGVNFVPDRFERTYLNWIENVRDWCISRQLWWGHRIPAWYSESTGEVVVANDEEEARRISGLTDLKQDEDVLDTWFSSNLWPFATLGWPDENSADFKRYYPNDVLVTGYDIIYFWVARMIFSALEFTGEKPFSDVLMHGLVRDSEGQKMSKSLGNGVDPLEVIEKYGADAMRYMISTGSTAGQDLRFRWEKVEQARNFANKIWNASRFALMNLEGVSFENIDITGELSTADRWILHRLNETSREITRLIDSYEFGETGRQLYNFIWDDLCDWYIEFAKLSLYGSDVAAKAKTQSVLAYVLDRTMRLIHPFMPFISEEIWQHLPHEGETITLAAWPEYDAALENPQAVAEMNLLMDVIRAVRNIRAEVNVPMSKKVELIIKAGNEETLSIITRNDNYIGRFCNTSSFEAGLNPETPDKVMSAVVTGAELLLPLSGLIDIEQEIARLEKEVQTLNSEVERVEKKLSNQGFVAKAPAKVIEEERAKQADYSAKREKVLARIAELRG, encoded by the coding sequence ATGCCAACAACGTATGATCCGAAATCGGCAGAAACCAAGTGGTATTCCTACTGGACAGAAGGTGGGTATTTCCGTGCAGGCGGGCGTCCAGATGCGAAAGCATATAGCATTGTAATCCCACCACCAAATGTAACGGGAATGCTGCACATTGGGCATGCGCTCGATTTCACGCTTCAGGATATCCTGATTCGTACGAAACGGATGCAGGGCTTCGACACGCTTTGGCTACCGGGTACGGACCATGCCGGTATCGCAACACAGACGAAGGTAGAGCAAAAGCTGCGCGAGCAGGGAATTTCTAGACATGATCTCGGACGTGAGAAGTTTCTAGAGCAGGTGTGGGACTGGAAAGATAAATATGCCAACACCATTCATGAACAGTGGGCTAAAATGGGGCTTTCCCTTGACTATTCCCGCGAACGTTTTACCTTGGATGAAGGTTTGTCGAAAGCTGTACGCGAGGTATTCGTTAAGCTCTACAATAAAGGCTTGATCTACCGCGGCAAACGCATTATTAACTGGGACCCTGCTGCCCGCACGGCATTGTCGGATATCGAGGTTGAATATAAGGAAGTTAACGGACACTTGTATCACCTGCGTTACCCGCTCAAAGACGGTAGCGGATTTATTACAGTAGCGACTACACGTCCGGAGACGATGCTGGGCGATACGGCGGTTGCTGTTCATCCGGAAGACGATCGTTATAAAGATCTGATCGGCAAAACGTTGATCCTGCCGATTATCGGTCGTGAGATTCCAATTATCGCTGATGATTATGTAGACAAAGAGTTTGGTAGTGGTGCAGTTAAGATTACTCCGGCTCATGACCCGAATGACTTCGAGATGGGTCAACGTCACAACTTACCGCAGATCAACGTAATGGATGAGAGCGGTACGATGAATGAGGAAGCAGGACCTTACCAAGGTCAAGACCGGAGTGTATGCCGTAAGGCTATCACGGCTGACCTGAAGGAACAAGGTGTACTGATCTCTATTGAAGATCATGTGCATCAAGTGGGACACAGCGAACGCTCTGGAGCCGTTGTTGAGCCATACTTGTCCACACAATGGTTCGTGAAGATGCAGCCCCTCGCCGAAGCTGCGATCAATGCACAGAAGGATGGTAACGGGGTTAACTTTGTACCGGACCGTTTCGAGAGAACTTACCTGAATTGGATCGAGAACGTACGCGATTGGTGTATTTCCCGCCAGCTGTGGTGGGGACATCGTATTCCAGCTTGGTATTCCGAGTCTACTGGTGAAGTGGTTGTGGCGAATGACGAGGAAGAAGCGCGCCGGATCAGCGGCTTAACTGATTTGAAACAGGACGAGGATGTACTGGATACTTGGTTCAGCTCCAATCTGTGGCCGTTCGCCACTCTAGGGTGGCCGGATGAGAACAGTGCAGATTTCAAACGCTACTATCCGAACGATGTGCTCGTAACGGGCTACGATATTATTTATTTCTGGGTAGCGCGGATGATCTTCTCAGCCCTCGAATTTACCGGAGAGAAACCATTCTCCGATGTATTGATGCATGGATTAGTACGGGATTCCGAAGGCCAAAAAATGTCCAAGTCGCTCGGAAACGGCGTAGACCCGCTTGAAGTCATCGAGAAGTATGGCGCAGATGCAATGCGCTACATGATTTCTACCGGAAGCACAGCTGGACAGGATCTGCGTTTCCGCTGGGAAAAGGTTGAGCAGGCGCGTAATTTTGCCAATAAGATCTGGAATGCGTCACGCTTTGCCCTCATGAATTTGGAAGGTGTAAGCTTTGAGAATATTGACATTACTGGTGAGTTAAGTACTGCTGATCGCTGGATTCTGCACCGTCTGAACGAAACTTCTCGTGAAATTACGCGTCTAATTGACTCGTACGAGTTCGGTGAGACCGGCCGCCAATTGTACAATTTCATCTGGGACGATCTGTGTGACTGGTATATTGAGTTCGCGAAGCTGTCACTTTACGGATCAGACGTCGCAGCCAAAGCTAAGACACAGTCTGTACTTGCCTATGTACTAGATCGCACAATGCGTCTGATTCATCCGTTTATGCCGTTTATTTCGGAAGAAATCTGGCAGCACCTGCCACATGAAGGGGAGACGATTACCCTGGCTGCATGGCCAGAGTATGATGCTGCTCTGGAGAACCCGCAGGCGGTAGCGGAAATGAACCTGTTGATGGATGTAATCCGGGCCGTTCGTAATATCCGTGCTGAAGTGAATGTACCGATGAGCAAAAAGGTTGAATTGATCATCAAAGCGGGTAATGAAGAGACGCTGAGTATTATCACTCGTAACGACAACTATATTGGACGCTTCTGCAATACGTCTTCTTTCGAAGCTGGCCTGAATCCGGAAACGCCGGATAAGGTAATGTCCGCTGTAGTAACAGGAGCAGAACTGCTTCTGCCATTGTCGG
- the hemL gene encoding glutamate-1-semialdehyde 2,1-aminomutase, with product MARKEEASRKAFDEAKQYIPGGVNSPVRAFKSVGLTPIYVDHGEGSRIYDIDGNSFIDYVCSWGPLIMGHAHPEVVKALQETAVKGTSFGAPTLLETEMAKTVVERVASVDIVRMVNSGTEATMSAIRLARGYTGRSKILKFEGSYHGHADSLLIKAGSGVATLGLPDSPGVPEGVAMNTITVPYNDLESTQVAFERFGSEIAAVIVEPIAGNMGVVPPLPGFLEGLRKLTSDHGSLLIFDEVMTGFRVNRGCAQGLFNITPDITCFGKVIGGGLPVGAYGGKREIMEQIAPTGPIYQAGTLSGNPLAMAAGFTTLKLLTPEVYDRLEQLGARLEAGLKKNSIQTGIPLTINRVGSMVCPFFTEGPVTNFETAKTSDTDLFRRYFGHMLSQGISVPPSQFEGMFVSAAHSEQDIDDTIEGHYNALKAL from the coding sequence ATGGCGCGTAAAGAAGAAGCATCCCGCAAGGCTTTTGATGAAGCAAAACAATATATTCCTGGTGGGGTGAATAGCCCTGTGCGGGCGTTCAAATCCGTAGGTCTGACTCCGATTTATGTGGATCATGGAGAAGGCTCGCGTATTTATGATATCGACGGTAACAGCTTTATCGACTATGTGTGCTCATGGGGACCGCTGATTATGGGTCATGCGCATCCTGAGGTTGTAAAGGCATTGCAGGAGACGGCGGTAAAAGGGACAAGCTTTGGCGCACCGACGTTACTCGAAACAGAAATGGCAAAAACAGTTGTCGAACGTGTGGCATCTGTAGATATCGTACGCATGGTTAACTCCGGAACGGAAGCTACGATGAGCGCTATTCGTTTGGCACGTGGTTACACAGGACGCAGCAAAATCCTAAAGTTCGAAGGCTCCTACCACGGCCACGCAGATAGTCTGCTTATTAAGGCGGGTTCTGGTGTGGCTACATTAGGCTTGCCGGATAGTCCGGGCGTTCCCGAAGGCGTTGCAATGAATACAATTACAGTTCCATATAATGATTTGGAGTCCACTCAGGTTGCTTTTGAACGTTTTGGCAGTGAGATTGCCGCAGTGATCGTAGAGCCAATTGCCGGGAACATGGGTGTTGTACCGCCACTTCCAGGCTTCCTAGAAGGACTTCGCAAGTTAACTTCAGATCATGGATCATTGCTTATTTTTGATGAGGTAATGACAGGATTCCGTGTCAACCGTGGCTGTGCTCAAGGTTTGTTCAACATTACTCCGGATATCACTTGCTTCGGCAAAGTCATCGGTGGAGGACTTCCAGTAGGCGCTTATGGCGGCAAAAGAGAGATTATGGAGCAAATCGCTCCTACGGGACCGATCTATCAGGCTGGGACACTTAGTGGTAATCCATTAGCGATGGCAGCAGGATTCACTACGCTGAAGCTGTTGACACCGGAAGTATATGATCGTCTGGAGCAATTAGGTGCGCGTCTGGAAGCAGGGTTGAAAAAGAATTCAATCCAGACTGGTATTCCGCTGACGATTAACCGAGTAGGATCGATGGTCTGTCCATTTTTCACTGAAGGACCTGTAACTAATTTTGAGACGGCTAAGACTAGCGACACGGATCTATTCCGTCGTTACTTTGGTCATATGCTGAGCCAAGGTATTAGCGTGCCGCCTTCACAGTTTGAAGGTATGTTCGTATCTGCTGCGCATAGTGAGCAAGATATTGATGATACCATTGAGGGCCATTATAACGCCCTGAAGGCCCTTTGA
- a CDS encoding RluA family pseudouridine synthase, with amino-acid sequence MSTGAGERTGGGAWTRRGEWLEVTPGKIITGAEDAEAAIDKWLLETVGMPEKLHLRLRREGGIQWKGDRLRLALFPDREAGIEPVWEELEVLYEDDFCLVAHKPAGMAVHPDGSGLGVTLDHLVAAHYVASGEGVAVRHIHRLDKDTTGPVMYAKNEFAQLVLDENMREKSISRLYAAIVEGTVPPTLKVIDAPIGRDRHHAARRRVSPGGQSAVTRIIECEPLHGGSLVHVQLETGRTHQIRVHLSHMGHPLYGDALYGGPVWASSAAGRHALHGKSLSFCHPWSGEQLEVNDPWPEDMLQLRELLSEAP; translated from the coding sequence TTGAGTACCGGAGCCGGAGAACGAACCGGTGGTGGAGCTTGGACTAGACGTGGAGAGTGGCTGGAAGTAACACCCGGCAAAATCATTACTGGAGCCGAGGATGCTGAGGCTGCGATTGACAAGTGGCTGCTGGAAACTGTAGGCATGCCTGAGAAGCTTCATCTGCGTCTGCGCCGCGAGGGGGGCATTCAGTGGAAGGGCGATAGGCTTCGACTGGCGCTATTCCCGGATCGTGAAGCCGGTATTGAACCGGTATGGGAAGAGCTTGAGGTGCTGTATGAGGATGATTTTTGCTTGGTTGCCCACAAACCGGCAGGCATGGCGGTTCATCCTGATGGCAGTGGCTTAGGTGTAACGCTGGATCACCTTGTAGCTGCGCATTATGTCGCTTCTGGAGAAGGTGTGGCTGTGCGCCATATTCACCGGCTGGACAAGGATACAACAGGCCCGGTGATGTATGCGAAGAATGAGTTCGCACAGCTTGTCCTAGACGAGAATATGCGTGAAAAAAGCATCTCGCGGCTATACGCCGCGATCGTAGAAGGTACAGTGCCGCCTACGCTTAAGGTGATCGACGCACCGATAGGGCGCGATCGTCATCATGCGGCGCGGAGACGGGTCTCGCCCGGCGGACAATCCGCCGTGACTCGAATCATCGAGTGCGAGCCCCTGCATGGCGGGAGCCTGGTGCATGTGCAGCTGGAGACCGGCCGGACGCATCAGATTCGCGTCCATCTCAGCCATATGGGTCATCCCTTGTATGGGGATGCGCTATATGGCGGCCCAGTCTGGGCCTCCAGCGCTGCTGGCCGCCATGCGCTTCACGGTAAGTCGTTGTCCTTCTGCCACCCTTGGAGCGGAGAACAGTTGGAAGTCAATGATCCGTGGCCAGAGGATATGCTACAGCTGCGGGAGCTGCTGTCTGAAGCGCCTTGA
- the cobA gene encoding uroporphyrinogen-III C-methyltransferase: MTGKVYLVGAGPGDAKLITVKGLECIRKSDVLVYDRLASPRLLKCMKPGGEKIYVGKLPDRHTMKQEEINQLLVDLALQGKTVVRLKGGDPTIFGRVGEEAELLRKNGIYYEIVPGITSAISVPAYAGIPVTHRDHASSLSIITGHESPDKLDHSIHWDKVTNATGTLVFLMGVAKIGYISAQLIKHGRPPETPVALVRWGTRADQETLTGTLADIEAKVKAADFQPPAVIVVGDVVLQREQLKWVEAMPLFGKRIVVTRARSQASELVDIIEELGGEPYEFPVIEMIMPEGAEKKAKIAAALGALESYDWVFFTSANGVEFFWRHLAELGADIRGLHRAKIVAVGPGTAAALAQRGVIAEELPAKFQAEGLIETFGPRLLPGQNVLLPRGDLARDWLPDKLRELGLQVTDVDTYETVVTGEDDDELLKLLEEGRVHAVTFTSSSTVRNFMHILKRMGLEDPLPLLANVKIACIGPLTEQTALEAGLTPGLLSEEATINSLVQELCRWNAETQLQKSLN, translated from the coding sequence GCTGAAATGCATGAAACCCGGCGGCGAGAAAATTTATGTAGGCAAGCTGCCGGATCGCCATACGATGAAGCAGGAAGAGATTAATCAATTGTTAGTTGATCTAGCTTTACAGGGGAAAACAGTGGTGCGGCTTAAGGGTGGGGACCCTACGATTTTTGGCCGAGTGGGTGAAGAAGCGGAACTGCTGCGCAAAAATGGGATCTATTATGAAATCGTACCGGGCATCACGTCGGCGATCAGTGTACCAGCTTATGCGGGTATACCTGTCACGCACCGCGATCATGCTTCTTCCTTGTCGATTATCACCGGACACGAAAGTCCGGATAAACTGGATCATTCCATTCATTGGGATAAAGTAACGAACGCCACAGGGACGTTAGTGTTCCTGATGGGTGTAGCGAAAATAGGTTATATCAGCGCACAGCTGATTAAGCACGGACGTCCGCCAGAAACACCAGTGGCGCTTGTGCGCTGGGGCACCCGCGCAGATCAGGAGACGCTGACGGGAACCCTCGCCGATATAGAGGCGAAAGTGAAGGCGGCAGATTTTCAGCCGCCGGCTGTGATCGTCGTCGGCGACGTGGTGCTGCAGCGCGAGCAGCTCAAGTGGGTTGAAGCGATGCCGTTATTCGGCAAACGCATCGTGGTGACACGGGCTCGCAGCCAAGCAAGCGAGCTGGTGGATATTATTGAGGAACTCGGCGGGGAACCCTATGAGTTCCCGGTGATCGAGATGATCATGCCAGAAGGCGCAGAGAAGAAGGCGAAGATTGCAGCGGCACTTGGCGCGCTGGAATCGTACGACTGGGTATTCTTCACTAGCGCTAATGGCGTGGAGTTTTTTTGGCGCCACTTGGCGGAGCTAGGGGCGGACATTAGGGGGCTTCACCGCGCAAAGATTGTAGCGGTGGGGCCAGGCACGGCAGCCGCGCTGGCGCAGCGCGGGGTGATTGCAGAGGAACTTCCGGCGAAGTTTCAGGCGGAAGGACTGATTGAGACTTTCGGTCCCCGGCTGCTGCCGGGGCAGAACGTGCTGTTGCCGCGCGGCGATCTGGCGCGCGACTGGCTGCCGGACAAGCTGAGAGAGCTTGGTCTCCAAGTGACAGACGTCGATACCTATGAGACGGTAGTGACTGGCGAGGATGATGACGAGCTGTTGAAGCTGCTGGAGGAGGGGCGCGTTCACGCGGTGACCTTTACCAGTTCTTCGACAGTACGGAATTTCATGCACATCCTGAAACGGATGGGACTCGAAGATCCACTTCCGCTACTGGCAAACGTAAAAATAGCATGCATCGGGCCATTAACCGAGCAGACTGCCTTGGAGGCGGGGCTGACTCCGGGACTGCTTTCTGAAGAAGCGACTATTAATAGTCTGGTGCAGGAACTCTGCCGCTGGAATGCGGAGACTCAGCTTCAAAAGAGCTTGAATTGA
- the hemB gene encoding porphobilinogen synthase, translated as MSFPITRHRRLRGSAGIRGMVRETVLNVLDFVQPIFVTYGTGVKNEISSMPGVYHFSLDTLKAEVDEIAALGIPAVLLFGIPETKDAIGSSGFAEDGIVQEATRLIKQWYPELLVVADTCLCEFTDHGHCGMVHTHTVNGVVHGDVINDASLELLTRTAVSQAKAGADIIAPSNMMDGFVHAIRAGLDENGFEHVPIMSYSVKYASAFYGPFREAADSAPQFGNRKTYQMDPANLREALREAESDVLEGADMLMVKPALAYLDVIRTIRDQFDLPLVAYNVSGEYSMVKAAALQGWIDEQAVVLEMLTGMKRAGADIIITYFAKDAARWLRG; from the coding sequence ATGAGCTTTCCAATTACACGTCACCGCCGTCTGCGCGGTTCTGCTGGAATTCGCGGTATGGTGCGGGAGACAGTACTGAATGTGCTGGATTTTGTACAGCCTATTTTTGTGACTTATGGAACAGGTGTGAAGAATGAGATTAGCTCGATGCCGGGTGTGTACCATTTTTCGCTGGATACTTTAAAAGCTGAAGTGGACGAGATTGCTGCACTAGGCATCCCGGCTGTGCTGTTGTTCGGGATTCCTGAGACGAAGGATGCTATTGGCTCTTCCGGTTTTGCAGAGGATGGAATTGTGCAAGAGGCTACGCGCTTGATTAAGCAGTGGTACCCCGAGCTGTTGGTCGTTGCAGATACCTGCCTTTGTGAATTTACGGATCACGGACATTGCGGAATGGTGCATACGCATACGGTGAACGGTGTTGTGCATGGTGATGTCATTAACGATGCTTCGCTGGAGTTGCTGACTCGTACGGCGGTATCCCAAGCTAAAGCTGGAGCGGATATTATCGCCCCTTCGAACATGATGGATGGATTCGTACACGCGATTCGTGCTGGGCTCGATGAGAATGGTTTTGAGCATGTGCCGATTATGTCGTATTCGGTCAAATATGCTTCGGCATTTTATGGCCCTTTCCGTGAAGCAGCGGATTCGGCACCACAGTTCGGGAATCGCAAAACGTATCAAATGGACCCTGCCAATCTGCGCGAAGCGCTCCGCGAAGCAGAATCCGATGTGCTGGAAGGCGCGGATATGTTAATGGTAAAGCCTGCTCTGGCTTATCTTGATGTGATTCGTACCATTCGCGATCAGTTCGATCTTCCCCTCGTTGCTTACAATGTGAGTGGTGAATATTCGATGGTAAAAGCAGCGGCGCTACAAGGTTGGATCGACGAGCAAGCCGTTGTGCTGGAAATGCTGACAGGCATGAAACGCGCGGGAGCGGATATTATTATTACTTATTTTGCAAAAGATGCAGCCCGCTGGCTACGTGGTTAA